The genome window AACCCAGAGGGCGGAAACATAATGTTCATTCCTGTCTTTAACTGGGATCCGGGAACAGACGAAGTAAAATTCAGAGGCAGGGGAAGCAGCGCACTATTTGTTCAAAAAGTACTTGAAAAACGAGGAATGCATAAAAAAGACGAAGGCTTGCTATATGAAGAATTAGAGCTGCGAGCAAAAATCTTGCAGAGAATGATGGAGAAAAGAATTTTCAACTTTTATGATGTCTTTGACTCCATATCTCACTGTAGAGAGATAGGTCTTGATGCATTTTACAAGGAACTTGAATCACTATGATACAGATACCGCTCATCAAGAATCTCACACTTGCAAACCTGCAAAAAACTGATGAGAAGTTTGTCTACTTTATGGCGTTCTTGTTTAGTATATCTACTGGTGAGATAGGCGGCATAGATCTAATCAGGACCACGCGTGACACAAACTATGGGAAATACACCAAAGCATTCAAGGAAGTATATCAGTTGGGAATCGGGTGGAGCTTTGGAGTGTCTGCATCACTTGAGATGATTTCAGCAAAGGTTTCAAATGATAAACACGATGCATTAAAACAGCTCCTGATCAAGCTAGCACAAGTCATTCGATTAGGAGATACGCTAAAGACATTTCTTGCGGATGAGCTAAAAGCAACTCTTATGACTTTCAGCATAGTTTACGAAAGAAAGCTTGAAAACCAAAAATTATTTCTGGAAATGTTTTACACCTTGATGTCTACTGCAGCCTTTATGATTTCTGCAAACTCAATTATGAGCATGCTGATGGGGCAATCAAATTCGGAAGAAATTTTGTTGTTCTCATTTATTGGAGTTACGGTAAGCATGAGTGCATTTGTCTTTATGATGTATATCATGTTCCCACGAGATATCCTAGGATACCAATCGGGGGACGAGGACCTAAAATTTAGAATCAAAGTCTACATAGCGTTGGGGGCTGGTATTGGAATTGGCTTGGTTCTTTTGGTGATCCAAATTGTGCCAAGCAGTTTGATTGTGGGTATTGCCGCTGCGCCATTACTGTATCCAGGAATGATTGCAAGAAAAATTGAAAAAAGAATCAAAGAGCTTAACGATTGGTATCCCGAATTCATTCATCATTTTGGAGAAATTTATGCCACAATCGGCTCAATTGGTAGTACGCTTGAGGCAGTATTGAGAAGCGACTTTGGACCTCTTCAAAGTCATGTAGAGCGATTTAAAAACCGAATCAAGCATAGAGTCGATCAGAAAATTAGTTTCGAGCTATTTTCTCGTGACACCGGAAGCCAAATAATTGCAAATGGAAACGAGGTAATCTCACATGCAATGGACAAAGGAGGAAACATGGGTCTTGCAGGAAACCATGTCTCAGACATTACGGTAAAAATTAACGAGCTTAGGGCAAAGAGGGCTCAAACATCTAAGACATTTGAAACTATCATAGTGGTGCTTCACGCATTAACTATGGCAGTGTTTGGTTTGATGAACAAATTGACTGGAATATTTTATGAAATGATAAAAACTGTGGATGTTTCAAATGATGCCTTGACATTAACTCCAATAGATCCAGAATTCATGGCAATGATGATGCCTGCAATGATTCTAATGATATCCGTTATCAGCGCAATGGCACTCAAGGTTGCGCAAGGTGGACTGTACAAAACCGTATTCTATCACATAGGAATGCTAATAGTAATAGGCTCAGTTGTCATGTTTGTGATGGACGCGTTACTCTCAGACTATTTGGCAACTCATGTACTTGACTTTGTAAAGCCAGAACTCTAATCGAAAACTGTATGATTGGATCAAACATACATCACTCTATATTTTTAATTAAAAAATAACATACATGAGTAAACTCGGTAGTGACATGACATGATGGCGCAAACTGTTTCAGATTCTTTACAAGTTGTATCATTTAACATAATCCACTCTTCTGGTAAGAAAGAAGATTATGCCGTTCCAATTGAGCAAGTGCGAGAAATCCGAGCAGTTGAAAAAATTACCAAAGTTCCTCATTCTGAACCTCACGTCAAAGGAATAATGAATCTCCGAGGATTAATAATTCCAGTAATTGATGTAAAGGAAAAACTTGGGCTTGATTCTGTGAATACTAATTCTTCAAAGCAAAGAATTTTGGTTGCAGAGGTAAACAATTCGCTTACCGGCCTTCTCGTAGACGA of Candidatus Nitrosotenuis sp. DW1 contains these proteins:
- a CDS encoding flagellar assembly protein FlaJ; translation: MIQIPLIKNLTLANLQKTDEKFVYFMAFLFSISTGEIGGIDLIRTTRDTNYGKYTKAFKEVYQLGIGWSFGVSASLEMISAKVSNDKHDALKQLLIKLAQVIRLGDTLKTFLADELKATLMTFSIVYERKLENQKLFLEMFYTLMSTAAFMISANSIMSMLMGQSNSEEILLFSFIGVTVSMSAFVFMMYIMFPRDILGYQSGDEDLKFRIKVYIALGAGIGIGLVLLVIQIVPSSLIVGIAAAPLLYPGMIARKIEKRIKELNDWYPEFIHHFGEIYATIGSIGSTLEAVLRSDFGPLQSHVERFKNRIKHRVDQKISFELFSRDTGSQIIANGNEVISHAMDKGGNMGLAGNHVSDITVKINELRAKRAQTSKTFETIIVVLHALTMAVFGLMNKLTGIFYEMIKTVDVSNDALTLTPIDPEFMAMMMPAMILMISVISAMALKVAQGGLYKTVFYHIGMLIVIGSVVMFVMDALLSDYLATHVLDFVKPEL